GTTTTTACGAGTTTAGATATATTCCCAACACCTGTATATTTCCAGTACGGGAGAGAGTCTGGGAACATATAGATGTTTTCACTAATAAGGTGGTAGAGGTACGTTCTAATAATAACCGCTACAGCTTTTATATATTCTTTTATCGTATCCTGCTGGACAACGTTTTGGGTGCAAGAAATTACGTAGTCCTCTTCATCCACGATGTTTTGAAGGTAGATAGAGTTGCCAATACATTTCAAGATGAGGTCACCGCTAAAATAGCCGGAATCCTGGGCTGTTTTTACAAATTTCGTGTAAGGGTCTTCCACCCTGTATTCATCAAAGGTATATCCACCCATCTGCAGCTTGCCGTCCTTTGCTTCAAAGAGGTAATTTTTGTTTCCACTTGCTACATAAACCCATTGAGATGGGCGAGTCCAGAAAAGGTTTATTATGATAAAGTAGCGGATGTATCTCCTTATAATAATCCTGCCTCCTTAAGAAGTTTCAGAAATTCCTCTTCGTTCAAAATTTTGACTTTAAGTTCCAGCGCTTTCTGATACTTAGAACCTGGGTTTTTACCCACCACGACGAAGTCTGTGTTTCGAGAGACGGAGTTTGAGACCTTTCCACCGAGGGATTCAACCTTCTCCTTAGCTTCCTCTCTGGTCATGCTGTCAAGCTCACCAGTGAAGACAACAGTCTTTCCTTTGAAGGGAGATTCGGCGACAGGTTTTGTTACCTCTTCGAAGGTGATCCCTACGTCGAGAAATTTTTTAAGTATCTGTCTATTTTGTTCATTTTTAAAAAATTCGATAATACTGGATGCGGTTTCAGGTCCTATGCCCGGGATGGAGATTAGCTGTTCGTAGGTTGCATTCATCAATTTTTCCAGAGATTTAAACCTATCAGCAAGAACTTTCGCCGTGAATTCACCTACATTTGGTATTCCAAGGGCATAAAGAAAGCGAGCAAGGGTGGTTTTCTTTGCTTTGTTTATCTGATCCATTAAATTTTGGGCTGATTTATCAGCAAAACCTTCAAGGGTGAGAAGTTGAGATTTCTTAAGGTAAAATAGGTCCGCTACGTCTTTTACAAGCCCCCGATCCACCAACTGCTCTGCCACTCTCTCGCCCAAACCTTCAATGTCCATTGCCCTTCTTTGAGCGAAGTGGCGGAGGTGCGCCTTTAACTTTGCAGGGCATTGCATGCTGACGCAACGGTAATAAGCGCCTTCCCTTACCACTTTGGCACCGCATACGGGACACTTTTCAGGAGGGAGGATTTCCTTTTCTTCACCAGTTCTTGCTTCTTTGATTACCTGCACAATATCGGGTATGACATCCCCAGCACGTTGAACGACTACCTTATCACCGATTTTTACGCCAAGCCTTTGTACCTCGTCGAAATTGTGAAGAGTTGCTCTCTGAACAATAACTCCTCCTACTTCGACAGGTTCCAATATGGCAACAGGAGTGATTTGGCCAGTTCGTCCAACCTGATATACGACGTCAACAATTCTGGTTGTTCTCTGTCTTGGTTTAAATTTTCCAGCCAGGAAATATCTGGGTGTCCTCGCCGTAGTGCCGAGCTTTTCCCACAAATCCATATCGTTTACCTTTATGACGATCCCGTCCAACTCGTATTCTAAGGAATCCCTGACGTTTTCCATGTATCTGTAGTACTCAATCACTTCGTCAATGTTTTTGCAGATTTTTCTGGGTTTTGAAGCTTTGAATCCCCACTTTTCAATGGCATCAAGGGCTTCGGAGTGGGTTTTAAATTTAATTCCTTCAACAACCCCGAGTCCCCAGGCGATGAAGTCCAATTTTCTTTTTGCTGTGATGTTTGGGTCAAGCTGTCTCAAAGAACCGGCCGCTGCATTTCTCGGATTCGCAAAGGTTGGCTCTCCCTTTTTTGCTAATTCTTCGTTCAATGCTTCGAAGTCCTTCTTTTTCATTATTACCTCTCCGCGAATCTGCACCTTTTGTGGAATGGTGAATCCAGAGAGGAGCCTTAACGGTATTGATTTTATTGTTTTAGCGTTTAGTGTTACATCTTCGCCTTTAAAACCATCCCCCCTTGTAGCCGCAGAGGTATAGATGCCGCTAATGTATGTGAGTTCACAGGAAAGTCCATCAAATTTGGGCTCGACGGAATACTCTATGTTTGCCGATTGAGGAAGCCCAAGAAACCTCTTTATACGAGCGTCGAAATCCCTTATCTCATCCTCATTCCTTGCATCCTGTATAGAAAGCATTGGTAATTCATGTTCTATGGTTCCAAATTCTTCTTGAGGCGGTGCCCCGACTCTCTGGGTTGGTGAGTCGGGTGTTATGAGGTCGGGGTAAAGACTCTCAAGTTCTTGAAGTTCTCTCATTAGCTCATCGTATTCGGCATCAGATATAAGAGGGCTATTCAAAACGTAATAACGGTAGTTGTGGTAGTTTATTTGTTCTCTTAACTCTTTTATTCTCTTTTCTGCTTCTTCACGGGAAAGAGCATGCTTATTCATAACATATTGCTCCTGTTAAGCCTTTAGATAATATTAAGTTAAATATCTCATCAAATCAAGAGGGACGAGGGATAAATGGCCTGCATTAAATACAGCGAAAATATATTGCCGATTTTGATACTTTTGTTCCTTCCTGAACTATTTGCATGCTAAGCGGTGCTTTATAAATTTGGCTTTATGAGCAACTTTATTCTTCTTACCGATGATAGTTTGTGAATAGTTTTATACTACTTTGTTTTTCCTTTCACAATCGCTTAAAATTAAGAAAAAGGAGGTAAAACAAATGAGCCTTACAGAACAATTCATTAAAGAAGCAGAGAAGTATAGTGCTCATAATTACCATCCACTTCCCGTTGTACTGTCAAAAGGTGAAGGAGTCTGGGTTTGGGATGTTGAAGGTAAGAAGTATCTTGACTGCTTAAGTGCTTATTCTGCTGTTAATCAGGGCCATAGGCACCCCAAAATCATCAACGCTTTGATTGAACAGGCAAACAGAATAACTCTTACTTCCAGAGCTTTCCATAATGATAAGATGGGTGCTTTTTTGAAAAAACTCTGTGAGGTTGCTGGTTTTGATAAAGCTCTTCCTATGAATACAGGGGCAGAGGCAGTAGAGACCGCTATAAAGACTGCAAGGAAATGGGGATATTTAAAGAAGAAGGTTGAGGAAGACAAGGCTGAGATAATAGTTTGTGAAAATAATTTCCATGGCAGAACGATCACAATAATCAGCTTTTCTTCTGAACCACAGTACAGATTTGGTTTCGGGCCTTTTACACCCGGTTTCAAAATGATTCCTTTTGGTGATGCAGAGGCTCTTGAAAAGGCAATAACTCCGAATACAGTAGGTTTTCTTGTAGAACCAATTCAAGGAGAGGGTGGGGTGATTGTGCCCCCCGAAGGTTACTATAAGGCAATTAGAGAAATCACGAAAAAACACAATGTGCTTTTAATGGCTGATGAGATTCAGACGGGGTTTGGAAGAACGGGCACCCTCTTTGCAATGGATAGGGAAGGGGTTAAGCCGGATATTCTCATTGTCGGGAAAGCCCTTGGTGGTGGTGTTTATCCAGTCTCAGCAATCCTGGCGAATGAAGAGGTGATGGATGTTTTCAGACCCGGGGATCATGGTTCTACCTTTGGTGGTAACCCCCTTGCTGCGGCGGTCGCTATGGCAGCTATTGATGTGATAGTTGAAGAGAGACTTCCAGAAAGAGCGGAAGAACTGGGGAATTACTTTATGAAGAGACTTAGGGAAATCAATAGCCCTTATGTTAAGGAAGTGAGGGGTAGAGGCCTTCTTATTGGTGTGGAAATAAAGAAAGAATACGGTAGTGCAAGACCATTTTGCGAAAAGTTAATGGAGCTTGGAATTCTTGCCAAGGAGACCCATGAACAGGTGATCCGTTTCGCACCACCTCTTGTAATCACCAAAGAAGAGATCGACTGGGCCTTGGAGAGAATAGAAAAGGTATTGAAAGCGTAGATTTTTAACGCCCCCTCCTATAGGAGGGGGCGTTTTTATTTCACATTTTTTCCTGAATTTTAAAGGCTTTAAGGGTGTTGTTATAAGTTATTTCAGCTAATTCTTCATAATCTATCTTCTTAAGGTCGCTTATTTTCTTGAGCACATGTCTAAGGTAAGCCGGTTCGTTCCGACCTTTTTCCAAAGAAGGAGTTAAGTAGGGGGCATCGGTTTCAATTAAAATTTTTTCTACCGGGACAATCTTCGCAACTTTCTGCAGTGCCTCATTTTTGTATGTAATGGTACCGGAGAAAGAGATGTAGTAATTCGCTTCCTGTAATATTACTTCCGCTTCTTGAGGCCCTCCGCTGAAACAATGAAAAACAACGGATACCAAGTGGAATTCTTTTATGATCTCAAGGACCTCCTTATAGGCATCTCTTACGTGGAGAATGACAGGTTTTTTGAACTCTTCAGCGAATTGAAGAAACTGTTTGAATACTTCCCGCTGGATATCTTGTGGTGAATAGTTTTTGTAAAAATCAAGGCCAATTTCTCCAATGGCAACAACTTTAGAGCTGGATTTTATGAGCCTTTCCATCTCCCTTAATGTAGTGGTAGTGAATTTTTTTGCGTCATGGGGATGAAGTCCGCAAGAGGCATAAAAATTGTACTTCTCTGCTATTTCCAAAGCCTTTATTGAAGAAGGCAGATCGTAGCCGGGTATTAGGATCTTTTCAACACCAAAAAATTTTGCTCTTTCAATGACTTCATCTAGGTCTTTTTTGAACTGCGGATCGTTTAAGTGGCAGTGTGAGTCGAAAATTGTTCCTATTTTGCCTCCTTAGGTTGGGTTTTCTGCATTGAACAGGTGCCTTCGAATATGACCCCTTCTTCTACTACGAGAGTTTTACAAGTCAGTTCCCCCGTGAATCTCGCAGTGGACTCAAAAAGAACCTTTTCTTCAACGTGAAGCTTTCCGCGGACTGTACCCCCAATTACTGCTGATTTTGCAGAGATCTCATCACCTTCAACAACGCCGGCCTTTCCGACGATCAGGGTGCCTTGCACCTTCACGTTTCCTTTGAATTTTCCGTCTATCCTGGCGCTTCCTAAGACAGATATGTTGCCTGTTACCTCGGCTCCCTGGCCGATTATTGTGTCCATTTTTTCTTCAAAATTTTTTTCCAGTGCCATCCTAAACCTCCTATTTTCCTATCACAAAACCTTTTATTAATTCCTTTTTTTGGCCATCGGCGGTTTTTATAGACAATTTTACAAAATAGAGACCATTGGAAACCTTTTCCCCAAAAGTGTCCCTTAGGTTCCAGGAGATCCGGTTAAAGCCTTCCGGGAATTCGGTTTCTACACTTTGATAAATCTTTCGTCCTGAAATTGTGAAGATCTCAAACTTGGCATGTGCACTTTTATTTATTCTGAAGGTGAAATAAACCCTGTCTCCTTTACTTACAGGATTGGGAAATATGAGAAACTCATCGCAGAGCTCCACTGTGCTTTTTAAGTTTAGCTTAAAACTTTTCTGGCTCATGTTGTTAAGGTTATCATATGCAACAAGTTTAAACTCTTTAGTGCCTGGTTGTTCTGAGGAGAAGAGGTAATTCACTTCCCCTTTTGTGTAAGAGTTGGGGTAGAATTCAAAATAAGGTGTTAAATCGATGAAACCGTTATCTACAAAAAGCATAACACCTTTCTCCTCGGCAAAAACATTATAAAGGTTTATACCGGAACTGTCTTCGAGAATAACTTTAAGTCTAAAAGAGAGTGGGGCTTCCGTGACCTCCGAAGCTTCTCTTCCATTTATGTATACCTTTATATCAGGTCCGTTGCGGTCTTGGGTTGATATGTTGCCGAGGGAAGCAATCAGGTCTGATATGTGAAGGGTGTGGATATTTTTATCAGATGCCTTTCTCAGTATTGAAAAGCAGAAGCCAGTACCGGTATCGGCGGTTCCTGGCATAAAAAAGGATATAGAATCCTTTTCACCACCTGGCGAGAACGGTGCTCTGTATAGCACTTTGTTTTCGCCAAGGTAAGTAACGGAAACCGTGGGACTTGATGGATTGGTATAAGTTTCTTCGTAAGGCTTATGGAACAAGATTGCATAATATTCTGAATTTTGTTGTAGATTTGTCAACTCAAAGGTGTTTTTCCTCGCAATCCACAGGGTATCAGGTGCGGGTAGATTTAACGTAAAATCTGGCAGGGGTAAGTAAACAATGGTGGCAGGGTCTCCAAATAAATGGTAATAGGTCAGAGATGATGAGCTGGTTTTCGCTCTGTTAACTACTTCTCCCAGGGGATGGAGTTTCCTGTCTGAAAGAGTACTGTGAATATTACGCCCAAAGAAGTAGTTTATCGAAACGAACTGCCCGATGGTTGAGCCAATTGTACCAATGCTTTGATTGTATATGGCCATATACTCTGCAATTCCCAGGGGTGGATTCTCTCTTGTAAAGGCCCCCACCTTGCAGGAGAGAAACATAGAGATAGGGTTTTTGTAATTTGTGTTAAGTAGAGGTAAGTCCTGAAGAAGCAGTAATTGCTCATGGGTCAATTGGACGGGATTACCATGTCCAAAGAAGGTTGTGATAAAACTTCCTTCATTGAATTTTCTTATAAAATCTTTCTTAGCTTCCTTACCCCTTCTTATTCTGTCCACACTATTCCCCACGACTCCGTAAGATGTCTCATAGACGAGTTTAATTTCTAAAAAAGGGGGTGTGATCATGGTGTCTCTTCTGATATTATTGGCAAGTGGGATGTGAAATCCTATTTCATTCGGGTACCCGCTCTCTCCATACTCGTCATCTGCTATGAATATGACTTTTGTGCGCCAGTTGTTGAATACAGTGTTATTCTCATATTTGTATAGTTTATCTAAGAAAATTCCCAGTTGTTCCTTTGTTCTGAAAGGAACCCTCCCTATTAAGAGGTCGGCAAATCCGTCTCCATCAAAATCTGCGTAAAAATCGTCCTTTGCGCCCTTTTCTTCTTCAATATTGGCTGATAAGAATGGCTCGTAGGCAGGAACGAGGTTCCCATAGGTTTTATTAATGTTCTTGTAATCGTAGCAAGCGTCCCCAAAAAGCCCGACATAAATAAGGTTTCCGTTTCCTTTTTCGTATTGAAATTTTAGAAAGTTTCTTATGGCTACAGGGTCATAGATTCCAAATCCAAAGTCTCTCATTATATCTTCAACGGTGCATATTTCAACCACTCCATTGCTTCTTTCCCAGTTTCCATCAACGAATTTTAGCATATTTTTCTCGCGGTAGTTTTTGTACCTTATGAGTGATGATACAAAGGACTTTTGGGTTATTAATATATAGTTAATGTTTTCCCTCAGCCTGTATAGAGCCCCTGCTTCCGGGGTTAGTTGGATCTTAACAGGTTTTTTGATGGAAGATGCAAAGTAGTAGATTTTTCCAGGTTTTAAAGTGTCCGAGATGTAACGTCCTTTGTCGTAAGCGAAAATTCCCAGTTTCCTTGGATGATATAGGTTTGTAACATCAAAGACAGCTTGGATGTCTGACCCTATGGGTAACCTTGCAACCGTTGAATCGGTATCAGCGAAGAAGGCGGTTTCGTCACTTAAGGCTGTAACCACTTTTTTGTAGTAAAGGGTAAAGTAGTCGATATATATTCTATCTTCTACTGATGGATTTGTAGTTGAAAGCTGGCACTTCAATGTGTTTGATTCCGATATTGAATTTACTATTCCAAAAAGCTCTCTCACCACATACCCGGTGGAGAAGTCCTGCAAGGTATCCTGAAAGTTTAACACCGCTTTAAATTGGTGATATGTCCCCGTAGCACCCGCATACTGAATTCTGAAAAAGCCATTACGAGAAGCAAGGGAATGTAGGTCAAAATGGTAGTTAATTCCGAATTCTTGCGAAGAGGCTGGCCTGAAAATTTCTTCGCCAAGCCACAACAAGCCTTTCCAGGCTATGTTTACTAGGTCTTTTTCATAGTGGTAGTAAGTATAAAGTTCGTTGATTTCCTGAGATGAAGCAAGATTTTCTACCTGAAAACTTTCTCCACTTATGCCGAAGACTAACCAGACGGAGAGGGTGTCAGTATAGGGATTTTTAAAATACTTTATCTGCTTAATAATCTCTAAAGGGGTTCTTTCATTTCCCATTAAATAGTTTCTCAGCCCTTTTGGACCTGGTGAAAAAAATCTTAATTCGTCTCCACTGTTGAAAGTTCCGTCTCCATTATTGTCCAGAACTTCAAAAGGCAATTTATTAAAATGATTTATGGTGTCGGCTGGTGAAGATGGCAATGTATCTACAGATCTTATAAAGATTGCCATCTGCTGTATTGGAAAAGGATAGGGAAGTCCAGCTTTTTCAAGGTCTTCGTAAGAAACCGAATAAAAACCTTCCTCTGTTATTTTAAATTGGAACCACAGAATACCCTCATCAAAGGGATTACTTGGAAGCAATTTTTCCTTTTCAGCCATGACACCTGAGTAGTTAAGGAAATTAGGTTCAAGATAGGAATCGTACCATCCCTGTGTAAGCGTGGGAGATTTCTGAGGTTTATCAAAATGAATCACTATCTCTGCGTCTTTTATGTACTGAAAGGTTTTTGTGAATGGGTCGTAAGAGTAAGGGGTAAAATAGATATAGGCAGATGGAATCCCATTAATAATTACTGTTTCCCCTTTGTAGATAAGATTTTCTGAGGGTGTTTTGCTTCCTCTGTAAGTTGAAAATTCTATGCTTAACCCGTCATTCCTGAATTTGGGAACCGTTGGAAGGAGAAGGTTATGATAAGATTCGACCCTTAAGGGCCTTACTGAGCAGTTAAATTTTGTAATGGAATTGAGGGCAACCTTTATTTCATAGTAGGGCAAAAATGGGTCATCCGGTGATGAAGAGATGAGGAGGTCTCCTACAGGAAAGATGTATTTTTCTTCCTCTGAATTGCTGTAGGTAGCAAAAAGCTCTGGGCCTTTAAACTTTATAATTAGTTCATTGTCCAGCTTCTTTTCAATCTTGAAAAAATCTGAAATAAAGTTAAGAGTTAAAAGAATTAGAATCATCTATCGGCTTTGCCTCCTCAATAATAAGAACGGGAATGTCGTCTATTATGGGGTACTTTAATTTGCAGTTTGGGCAGATGAGGAAATCATGCTCGCGGTCATAAACCAGGTCACCTTTACATTTTGGACAACAAATAAATTCTAATAACTTTTCGGGTATCGGCATGGTTTAATTATAAAGACAAATCTGTGTAAATTTTTAAAAAGTAACAACTTACCACCAAATGCTTTAATTGATTGTGTAATACCTAAAATTTCTCTTGTGTTTTGGACGTTAAAGCGTTGATATGTTAAAAAGTTTGTAAAGTCCGCAATATCTTGTAATGGCTGTAATCAGTAGGATGAGTCCAATAATGAGAAGGATAGCTTTCAGGGGCTTACTCATCTGTACTTTTAGGACTGGTTGTAGGTGTATTAGTGCCCAACCCACAATTGCCCTAATTATTGCATCAAGGGTACCAACGTTCATTTTACTCCTCCTTTGAGTGTATTAAGTTTAAACTTGATTTTGAATCATTGCAAATCGTATATTTCAATGGTTTTCTAAGTATCTTCTTTTACTTTCGCGTTTTATCATGTAAAATTAAACACATGCGCTCTAATAAACTTAGGCTGGTTTTAGATCCAGGACACGGTGGCCAATCCACCGGTGCTGTTGGGTCTTCTGGCCTTACAGAAAAGGAACTGAATTTAAAGCTGGTTTTCCTTTTAAAAGATCTTTTAGAAAGTAAGTTCCAGGTTTTTTTGACACGGGAAGGAGATGTAGATGTCCCATTAGAAGAAAGGGTAAAATTTGCCGAAACCAAGGATGCAGACATCTTTATTTCTATTCATTTTAATGCTGATGCATTAAGAAATCCAAATTTAAATAGGACAGAGGTTTATATTCCCTTTGAAGAAAGCGGACCTTCCATGGATCTTGGAGAACTTATATGTGAGGAGTTCAGAAGTCGATTTGATATCCCTTGCGTTGGTCCCATTCCATCAAGATATACTGTACTAAAGAGCAAGGTGCCGGTTAAGTTGCTTTTGGAGTGTTCATACATCACCAATCACGAAGAGGAAATGAAGTTACTGAAGGGAAAACGGTTGGAAGAAATTTCTACCATGGTAGCGAGTGCCCTTATTAAGTTTTCCGCGTTTGGTTTTTGCGAGTATAAAGGGTTTGAGATTAGAGAAAAATTAATCTCCTTTGCTTTCAGTGAGGAAGTTTCCCGCAATCAATTGAAGGTGTTTGTTGACGGGAAGGAATTCAATTATTTTCAGGTGGTGGGGAAGGAAGTTGCTCTAATAAAGGAATATTTACCTTATGGGTTTCACCATGTGGAAATAAAGGGCAGAACTTTATCAGGTAAAGGGCTTCCTCATGTAATGGAAACCATTGAAATTGAAACGGATGTGGAATATTTTACCGCATCGATCTTGCCCTATGCTGGTTACCAGCTAATCAAAATTAGAGGATTTGATAAGCATCTTAATCCCATACCCGAAGGGGTACGTCTTAGTATTGAGAAAATTGAGGCCAGTGTTAGAGCAATAAGAAGGGGAATTTACAAACCCGGTGAATTGGAAACGATTATAGAGGCCAAACGGGAAATTTCGGACGAGACCGGGTCTTTTTACATCTTGCTAAAAGGCGTAAAGGACGAGATAAAGCTCAACTTTTCCATAGGTAATTTGGACGGCAGGTTGTCCGTGGAAAATGTCCCGAAGAGAAAAACCAACATTACTGGCTTTGTTTATGATGAGAATACGAAAAAGCCTCTGAAAAATGTGCTGATCCAGGGTGAAGATTTTGTTGCTTTTAGTGATGAATTTGGAATTTTTGAACTGGAAAGAAGCCGTGAAGAGGAAAAGGAAAAGGTTATATTTTTAAAGGAAGGTTATTATGCTTTTGAGACAGAGCTTTCCACTGAATTCGTAGATAAGATTTATTTGAAACCCCTTTACAATGGCGTTTTGCATGGTAAGAAGATATTGATTGATATTGATAACAGAGATTTTTCGGATTATTCTGCAGTAAGAAGAAGCTGGAAAATAGCGGAAATTCTGGGGGTGCTGGTTAAAAGTGCGGGTGGTATCCCAGTATTAACAAGGGATTATCCATGGCAGGAGATTGATGACTACTCAAAGGTGAAGAAGGCAGTGAAGGAATGTGTTGATGCTTCTGTGCAGATTAGCAACTCGAGATTACACGTAAAAGATGATTTATACGTGTTTTTCTACGAGAGAGACGAAAATTCAAGAAAGTTTGCTGAAGCTGTTTATGGAATTAGACTTTATAAAGACGATCCACCGTCTTTAATTATGCCTTATGGTAACTATTTTGTGATTCAACTTTCTGGACCAAGGATTGTTATCAATTCCAAGGGTATATTTGGAAAAGAGTGGCTTGCTGAAAGTGAAGTTGCTAAGTTTATAGCGCTTAAAGTATTTGTTGGTTTACTTTCGTATTTTGGATACACTGGAGTGTATTATAGAGAGTATAATGTAGAGCCGGAGCTTCTTTCCAGAACTGAAATCTTTTCGGAAGATTTCCCTGTTGGAATTGTCTCGGGGAATCAGGTCAGGCTTCTGTTTTCAAGACCCGATTCAAAAATTGTCATCTTCTCGAAAAATGGGAAAAAAATATTAATTAGTAAACCTTTGGAGGGGAAATGCATAACCTTGCCCGATGGAAATTGAGAAGCGTGAAACCTTATATTCCCGGCAAGCCCATTGAGGAACTTGCACGGGAACTTGGAATTGCCGGAGAGATAATCAAACTGGCATCTAATGAGAATCCCCTGGGACCATCACCGAAGGCTATTGAAGCCATTTCTAAGAAGCTTAGTGAACTTAATCTTTATCCTGATGACGCTGCCTATAATCTGGTTAAAAAGCTTTCGGAATTGAATAGCCTCACGATCGATGAGGTAATCCTGGGTAATGGTTCTGTCGAAATAATGCTTATGATAGGCCTTGCTTTCGTAAATCCTGGAGAGAGCATTGTTACTTCAGAAAAGTCCTTCATCATGTATAAAATAATTGGTGAGTTAATTGGTGCTAATGTCATAGAAACACCCATGCTGAATGGTAAGATTAACCTTGAGGCAATTTTGAAAGCGATAAGGGAGGACACTAAGGTTGTTTTTATTGCTAATCCTAATAATCCCACAGGTACCTATTGCGAGAAGAGGGAAGTTGAGGACTTCATGAAGCACGTGCCCGAGGATGTAATTGTTGTATGGGATGAGGCCTATTATGAGTACATAAAGGGAGACAAATTTAAAGAGACAATAGAGTATGTGAAAAACGGTAAAAATGTGATTATTTTGCGCACTTTTTCAAAGATTTATGGGCTTGCGGGACTTAGACTGGGGTATGCCTTTGCGAAAAAGGACATTATTGATGCTTTAAGGAGAACGCGATTGCCTTTTAATGTTAACACGCTGTCTCAAATAGCTGCTTATCATGCATTGGATGATAGCGAGCACGTTGAAAGATCATTAACGGTTAATAAAAGGGGCCTGGAGTATCTTTACAAGGAGTTAAGTGCGCTTAATTTAAAATACTACGAATCGGCTTGCAACTTTATCCTTGTGGATTTTGGGGTGGATTCTGATACTCCTTATAATTACCTGCTAAAGAGGGGGATTATAGTAAGACCTGTTAAGAACTATGGGTTACCTACCTCCCTTAGAATAACGGTGGGGACACAGGAGCAAAATGAAAAGCTGATAAGGGCTTTAAGAGAATTTTTCGGATATGGGAATAGCTGAATCCCGAAGAGTGGCAAGGGAATTGGCCCTGTTAACTGTTTATTGTTTGAAGATCAAAGAAAAGTTGAGGGCAAAGGATTGTGAACAGGATGTGTTATCTCTTCTTGATGAAGAAGATTTGCAAATTTCCAAAGTGGATGAGGAGGCGAGAAACTTTTATGAGAGGCTTATTGAGGCATATGAACAACATAAAAACAAAGCGCTGGAACTGATAGGTCAGCACCTTGAAAGGTGGGAAATAGAGAGGATGAACCCCTTAGATTTGTCGATTTTGGAACTTGGTGTATGTGAACTTCTTGGAATTGACGATGTCACATACAGGGTTACTATTTCTGAAGCGGTGAATCTTGCAAAAAAGTTCTCTTCTAATAGGGCGCCTCTTCTCGTTAACGCGGTAATGGATTCAGTTGCCAAAACTTTGGGGGTTTCACACTGAGATACCTGGTTATATCTGATATTCATTCTAACCTGCCCGCCCTCAAGGCGGTTCTTGCCAAGGCCAGAAGAATTGGCTATGACAAAATAATCTGTCTTGGTGATTTCGTTGGCTATTATACAAGGCCCAATCAAGTTGTAGAGCTTATTAAAAATGACCTTGCTATTGCAGTCATGGGAAATCATGACTATGGACTTTTGCATCCTCAATCAATTACCCTCAATTTTAACGAGCTTGCAAGGGAAGCACT
The sequence above is a segment of the bacterium genome. Coding sequences within it:
- a CDS encoding SpoIID/LytB domain-containing protein; this translates as MGGYTFDEYRVEDPYTKFVKTAQDSGYFSGDLILKCIGNSIYLQNIVDEEDYVISCTQNVVQQDTIKEYIKAVAVIIRTYLYHLISENIYMFPDSLPYWKYTGVGNISKLVKT
- the ligA gene encoding NAD-dependent DNA ligase LigA, coding for MNKHALSREEAEKRIKELREQINYHNYRYYVLNSPLISDAEYDELMRELQELESLYPDLITPDSPTQRVGAPPQEEFGTIEHELPMLSIQDARNEDEIRDFDARIKRFLGLPQSANIEYSVEPKFDGLSCELTYISGIYTSAATRGDGFKGEDVTLNAKTIKSIPLRLLSGFTIPQKVQIRGEVIMKKKDFEALNEELAKKGEPTFANPRNAAAGSLRQLDPNITAKRKLDFIAWGLGVVEGIKFKTHSEALDAIEKWGFKASKPRKICKNIDEVIEYYRYMENVRDSLEYELDGIVIKVNDMDLWEKLGTTARTPRYFLAGKFKPRQRTTRIVDVVYQVGRTGQITPVAILEPVEVGGVIVQRATLHNFDEVQRLGVKIGDKVVVQRAGDVIPDIVQVIKEARTGEEKEILPPEKCPVCGAKVVREGAYYRCVSMQCPAKLKAHLRHFAQRRAMDIEGLGERVAEQLVDRGLVKDVADLFYLKKSQLLTLEGFADKSAQNLMDQINKAKKTTLARFLYALGIPNVGEFTAKVLADRFKSLEKLMNATYEQLISIPGIGPETASSIIEFFKNEQNRQILKKFLDVGITFEEVTKPVAESPFKGKTVVFTGELDSMTREEAKEKVESLGGKVSNSVSRNTDFVVVGKNPGSKYQKALELKVKILNEEEFLKLLKEAGLL
- the rocD gene encoding ornithine--oxo-acid transaminase gives rise to the protein MSLTEQFIKEAEKYSAHNYHPLPVVLSKGEGVWVWDVEGKKYLDCLSAYSAVNQGHRHPKIINALIEQANRITLTSRAFHNDKMGAFLKKLCEVAGFDKALPMNTGAEAVETAIKTARKWGYLKKKVEEDKAEIIVCENNFHGRTITIISFSSEPQYRFGFGPFTPGFKMIPFGDAEALEKAITPNTVGFLVEPIQGEGGVIVPPEGYYKAIREITKKHNVLLMADEIQTGFGRTGTLFAMDREGVKPDILIVGKALGGGVYPVSAILANEEVMDVFRPGDHGSTFGGNPLAAAVAMAAIDVIVEERLPERAEELGNYFMKRLREINSPYVKEVRGRGLLIGVEIKKEYGSARPFCEKLMELGILAKETHEQVIRFAPPLVITKEEIDWALERIEKVLKA
- a CDS encoding TatD family hydrolase; amino-acid sequence: MFDSHCHLNDPQFKKDLDEVIERAKFFGVEKILIPGYDLPSSIKALEIAEKYNFYASCGLHPHDAKKFTTTTLREMERLIKSSSKVVAIGEIGLDFYKNYSPQDIQREVFKQFLQFAEEFKKPVILHVRDAYKEVLEIIKEFHLVSVVFHCFSGGPQEAEVILQEANYYISFSGTITYKNEALQKVAKIVPVEKILIETDAPYLTPSLEKGRNEPAYLRHVLKKISDLKKIDYEELAEITYNNTLKAFKIQEKM
- a CDS encoding polymer-forming cytoskeletal protein — protein: MALEKNFEEKMDTIIGQGAEVTGNISVLGSARIDGKFKGNVKVQGTLIVGKAGVVEGDEISAKSAVIGGTVRGKLHVEEKVLFESTARFTGELTCKTLVVEEGVIFEGTCSMQKTQPKEAK